The following are encoded together in the Blautia obeum ATCC 29174 genome:
- a CDS encoding relaxase/mobilization nuclease domain-containing protein: MAVTKIHGIKTTVDKAIEYICNPDKTDQNLYISSFACSPETAVLDFKYTLDHTHDCRDPHNTNKAFHLIQAFSPGEVSYEEAHQIGKELADRLLEGKYSYVLTTHTDKGHVHNHLIFCSADNITFSHYHDCKKNYWKIRNLSDTLCQEHNLSTIMPNGKKGMKYNEWAANKSESSKKAQLRKDINQTIRIVSTYSEFLAFMEAKGYEIKNAEFGENSRKYITFRSPDMSRPVRGSTKSLGKNFTKERIKERINNKLHRTTVPSVRNKLIDTNTPNIAGNIGLQKWANKENLKIVSAEYNKMFTHNLHNFSELEDRIALLHMQQKEVNTSVVSLESQIRHLREMLKYAEQYQKNKIYDDHYKSSKDPDRYFRKYESQIILFAGAEHILQENGINLKHLNSNKLQEQIADLISRKESLNTQYVSFKQEIKELELIHQNLSKYLKQDAPEIQRSSHNQLPSL, translated from the coding sequence ATGGCAGTTACAAAAATCCATGGTATCAAAACAACCGTTGATAAAGCAATAGAATACATCTGCAATCCAGATAAAACTGACCAGAATCTATATATTTCTTCCTTTGCCTGCTCTCCCGAAACAGCCGTTCTTGACTTTAAATACACTTTGGATCATACACATGACTGCAGAGATCCGCACAATACAAATAAGGCATTTCATCTGATTCAGGCATTTTCCCCTGGTGAAGTTTCCTATGAAGAAGCCCATCAAATTGGCAAAGAACTTGCGGATCGCTTACTGGAGGGAAAATACTCCTATGTTCTGACAACACACACTGATAAAGGTCATGTACATAACCATTTAATTTTCTGTTCTGCAGATAACATCACTTTTTCTCATTACCATGACTGTAAAAAGAATTACTGGAAAATACGAAATCTCAGCGACACTTTATGCCAGGAACATAACCTGTCCACAATTATGCCAAATGGTAAAAAGGGAATGAAATACAATGAATGGGCTGCAAATAAATCTGAATCCAGTAAAAAAGCGCAGCTGCGAAAAGATATCAACCAGACAATCCGAATCGTTTCCACTTACTCAGAATTTCTTGCATTTATGGAAGCTAAAGGATATGAAATAAAAAACGCAGAATTTGGCGAAAACAGCAGGAAATACATTACCTTTCGTTCTCCCGATATGTCCCGTCCAGTGCGTGGAAGTACTAAATCTTTAGGAAAAAATTTTACTAAGGAACGTATCAAAGAACGCATTAATAATAAGCTTCACAGAACTACTGTTCCTTCTGTTCGTAATAAGTTAATAGACACCAACACTCCCAATATAGCAGGAAACATTGGACTTCAGAAATGGGCAAATAAGGAAAATTTAAAAATTGTCTCTGCTGAATATAACAAGATGTTCACACATAATCTACATAATTTTTCAGAACTTGAAGACCGCATAGCCTTGTTACATATGCAGCAAAAAGAGGTAAATACCTCTGTTGTTTCTCTCGAGTCTCAGATACGCCATCTTCGAGAAATGCTAAAATATGCCGAACAATATCAGAAAAATAAAATTTACGACGACCATTATAAAAGCTCCAAAGATCCAGATCGTTATTTCCGTAAATATGAATCTCAAATTATTCTTTTCGCGGGTGCTGAACATATTTTACAGGAAAATGGTATAAACCTGAAACATCTTAATTCCAATAAGTTGCAAGAGCAAATTGCAGATCTTATTTCCAGAAAGGAATCACTAAATACTCAATACGTTTCCTTTAAGCAAGAAATAAAAGAGTTGGAATTGATACATCAAAACCTGTCCAAATATCTCAAACAGGATGCTCCTGAAATACAAAGATCTTCTCATAACCAACTCCCTTCTTTGTAA
- a CDS encoding type II toxin-antitoxin system RelE/ParE family toxin, translating to MQEYKIILTWEAIYDVTDIADYIEEEFGQQRADRFQSDLKEQMQNLSQFSTAFPRTQILYRGYSIHKRSFPPSIIFYIIMEQTKEIHILRVLRHERDWENILLQRSTYTYPE from the coding sequence ATGCAAGAATATAAAATTATTTTAACCTGGGAAGCAATTTACGATGTCACAGACATTGCAGATTATATTGAAGAAGAATTCGGCCAGCAACGTGCTGACCGTTTTCAATCTGATCTGAAAGAACAAATGCAGAATTTAAGTCAGTTCAGTACTGCCTTTCCCCGAACTCAAATTCTGTACAGAGGATATTCCATACATAAAAGATCTTTTCCGCCATCTATTATTTTTTATATTATAATGGAACAAACAAAAGAGATTCATATTCTCCGAGTGCTGCGCCACGAACGAGATTGGGAAAATATCCTGTTGCAAAGATCAACTTATACATATCCAGAATAA
- a CDS encoding helix-turn-helix domain-containing protein — MIIYWDKKTNSKNRIGQRVKELRKAHNLTQKTLAAKLQLAGYDFNDLAILRIEQGTRFVPDYEVVALAEVFNVSCEYLLGLTDAPTK, encoded by the coding sequence ATGATTATTTATTGGGATAAAAAAACGAACAGTAAAAACAGAATAGGACAACGGGTAAAAGAATTACGAAAGGCTCATAATCTTACTCAGAAAACGCTCGCTGCCAAATTACAACTTGCAGGATATGATTTTAATGATCTGGCAATCCTGCGAATTGAGCAAGGCACACGTTTCGTTCCAGACTACGAAGTTGTCGCACTGGCCGAAGTATTTAATGTTTCCTGCGAATATCTTCTTGGTCTGACGGACGCTCCTACAAAATAA
- a CDS encoding plasmid mobilization protein has translation MSKRTRIHPVQFYLNDDEQYILEEKYRLSRMKSKSAFLRKMILYGFVYEVDYSHIRKMNTLLGNISSNLNQITHRINSTNTVYPKDLDDIKELMEKIWQLQKSMVSKQPLIKQ, from the coding sequence ATGAGCAAACGTACCAGAATTCATCCCGTACAATTTTATTTGAATGATGACGAACAATACATTTTAGAAGAAAAATATCGTCTTTCCAGGATGAAAAGCAAATCTGCCTTTCTACGGAAAATGATCTTATATGGATTTGTATATGAAGTAGACTACTCTCATATCCGAAAAATGAATACCCTGCTGGGCAATATCAGCAGCAATTTGAATCAGATCACCCATCGTATAAACAGTACCAATACAGTTTACCCAAAGGACCTGGACGATATAAAGGAGTTAATGGAAAAAATATGGCAGTTACAAAAATCCATGGTATCAAAACAACCGTTGATAAAGCAATAG
- a CDS encoding MmcQ/YjbR family DNA-binding protein, whose translation MKREEIFQYVKEQYGTEPEYLWKKDPDSAVLRHKNGKWYAIIMAVEKKTLGLEEDGNIDILDVKCDPDLVGMLIQTYGFLPGYHMNKRHWITILLDESVSEAKTLDFLDMSYDLIDGGK comes from the coding sequence TTGAAACGTGAGGAAATTTTTCAATATGTGAAAGAGCAATATGGAACTGAACCGGAATATTTATGGAAAAAAGATCCTGATTCTGCGGTGCTTCGACATAAAAATGGAAAATGGTATGCTATAATTATGGCAGTGGAAAAGAAAACACTGGGATTAGAAGAAGATGGAAACATTGATATCCTGGATGTAAAATGTGACCCTGATCTGGTTGGGATGTTAATTCAAACGTATGGATTTTTACCGGGGTATCATATGAACAAGCGGCACTGGATTACGATTCTTCTGGATGAATCTGTCAGTGAAGCCAAGACGCTGGATTTTCTGGATATGAGTTATGATTTAATTGATGGTGGGAAGTAA